In one Salipiger abyssi genomic region, the following are encoded:
- a CDS encoding ABC transporter ATP-binding protein, producing MATVEVRDLRKRYQDFLALDGVSLRAESGQLVTLLGPSGCGKSTTLRCLAGFLEANGGDITVDGESILSTPANRRGFGVVFQNYALFPHMTVAENIGYGLKIQKLPKSEIETRVYDAMKLVRLDGLGDRLPRAISGGQQQRVALARALVLKPKLLLLDEPLANLDARLRDEVRWLIRDLQQQSGITAFYVTHDQSEAMAMSDMVAVMKAGRVVQFATPREIYQKPVERYVADFTGEANFIPCQSVTPLGRGRYKITAAGAALELEGVPDIAGPAELLLRPEALALTDREAGTFRGTVTKSAFLGAALHCEITLADGSVLKLAAAPNHPVSTGEEVGIAIDRSHAWLMPEVAP from the coding sequence ATGGCGACGGTTGAAGTCAGGGATCTGCGCAAGCGGTATCAGGATTTCCTCGCGCTCGACGGGGTGTCGCTGCGGGCCGAAAGCGGCCAGCTGGTGACACTGCTCGGGCCTTCGGGATGCGGCAAGAGCACCACGCTGCGGTGCCTTGCGGGTTTTCTCGAAGCGAATGGCGGGGACATCACGGTCGACGGGGAGTCGATCCTCTCGACCCCGGCCAACCGTCGCGGTTTCGGCGTGGTCTTTCAGAACTACGCCCTGTTTCCGCATATGACCGTAGCCGAGAATATCGGCTACGGTCTCAAGATCCAGAAACTGCCGAAATCCGAGATCGAGACCCGCGTCTATGACGCGATGAAGCTGGTGCGGCTCGACGGTCTGGGCGACCGGCTGCCGCGTGCCATTTCGGGCGGCCAGCAGCAGCGCGTGGCGCTGGCCCGCGCGCTGGTGCTGAAGCCCAAGCTGCTGCTGCTGGACGAACCGCTCGCGAACCTCGACGCGCGGCTGCGCGACGAGGTGCGCTGGCTGATCCGCGACCTGCAACAGCAGTCGGGCATCACCGCGTTTTACGTCACGCACGACCAGTCCGAGGCGATGGCCATGTCCGACATGGTCGCGGTGATGAAGGCCGGGCGCGTGGTGCAGTTCGCCACCCCGCGCGAGATCTATCAGAAACCGGTGGAGCGCTATGTCGCCGATTTCACCGGCGAGGCGAACTTCATCCCCTGCCAGTCGGTCACACCGCTGGGGCGGGGGCGCTATAAGATCACCGCCGCCGGCGCCGCCCTGGAGCTGGAGGGTGTGCCGGATATCGCCGGCCCCGCCGAGCTGCTGCTGCGTCCCGAGGCGCTGGCGCTGACCGACCGCGAGGCGGGCACTTTCCGCGGCACGGTCACGAAATCGGCCTTCCTTGGCGCCGCGCTGCATTGCGAGATCACCCTGGCCGATGGCAGCGTGCTGAAGCTCGCCGCCGCGCCGAACCACCCGGTCAGCACCGGCGAAGAGGTCGGCATCGCCATCGACCGGAGCCACGCCTGGCTGATGCCCGAGGTCGCGCCATGA
- a CDS encoding aspartate/glutamate racemase family protein → MTAPRVLYQLASPLHRTVGPEVVDRRLRMLRDWAPSADVAINAPETGPGAIESAADAAMVFPALRDAAAGWAERYDAVIIGCFSDPAVDALTEVAGIPVIGPGEAGMLAAVQLGARFSVLSSDPTPPGLRRRIRGIGIEGSFVSEVTVGGSVADLNRDPDTHLPGIVAQARACVAAGADVLVLGCFALSFIPGLLGKLTEAVGVPIVNPVIAGLKAAEAAVLYRAGLPRGPANTKIRSAE, encoded by the coding sequence ATGACCGCCCCCCGCGTTCTTTATCAGCTGGCAAGCCCCCTGCACCGCACGGTCGGGCCCGAGGTGGTCGACCGGCGGCTGCGGATGCTGCGCGACTGGGCGCCCTCGGCCGATGTTGCGATCAACGCGCCCGAGACAGGCCCCGGCGCCATCGAAAGCGCCGCCGATGCGGCCATGGTCTTCCCTGCCTTGCGCGACGCGGCGGCGGGCTGGGCGGAGCGCTATGACGCGGTGATCATCGGCTGTTTCAGCGACCCCGCCGTGGACGCGCTGACCGAGGTCGCGGGCATTCCGGTGATCGGGCCGGGTGAGGCGGGTATGCTGGCCGCCGTGCAGCTCGGCGCGCGGTTCTCGGTGCTGTCCTCCGATCCGACCCCGCCGGGCCTGCGCCGCCGCATTCGCGGCATCGGCATCGAGGGCAGCTTTGTCTCCGAGGTCACGGTGGGCGGCTCGGTCGCCGATCTCAACCGCGATCCCGACACGCATCTGCCGGGTATCGTTGCGCAGGCGCGGGCCTGCGTGGCGGCGGGCGCGGATGTTTTGGTGCTGGGCTGCTTTGCGCTGTCTTTCATTCCGGGCCTGCTTGGGAAACTCACAGAAGCGGTGGGCGTGCCCATCGTCAACCCGGTGATCGCCGGGCTCAAGGCCGCCGAGGCGGCGGTTCTCTACCGCGCGGGCCTGCCGCGCGGCCCTGCAAATACCAAGATCCGGAGTGCGGAATGA
- a CDS encoding ABC transporter permease: MSGTATFAHQRPVNLGFGLLIVLLYVFLMAPLVMIVGASFTGGLLIEFPPQGLSLRWYLEFFQRQDLVDGLLMSLRIGAITAVVTMTVAMMAALAGQAVSGRLAGWFQLGMTLPLLVPELLTAVGLLFFLYKIELGKTVAGLQMGHILMSFPYAYVSIAAAMRQVPQSLEEASQSLGATGWQTFRLVILPLVMPGLAMAGIFAFINSFDLYTISLLLKPLGGNTLPLALFDFLTYEFKPTAAAAATLSILLSILGVALVQRLVGLQRAF; this comes from the coding sequence ATGAGCGGCACCGCCACATTCGCGCATCAGCGCCCGGTCAATCTAGGCTTTGGCCTGCTGATCGTGCTGCTCTACGTCTTCCTGATGGCGCCGCTGGTGATGATCGTCGGTGCGTCCTTCACGGGCGGGCTGCTGATCGAGTTTCCGCCGCAGGGCCTGTCGCTGCGCTGGTATCTTGAGTTCTTCCAGCGGCAGGATCTGGTGGACGGGCTGCTGATGTCGCTGCGCATCGGCGCGATCACCGCCGTGGTCACCATGACGGTTGCCATGATGGCGGCGCTGGCGGGTCAGGCGGTCTCGGGGCGGCTGGCGGGCTGGTTCCAGCTGGGCATGACGCTGCCGCTGCTGGTGCCCGAGCTGCTGACCGCCGTGGGGCTGCTGTTCTTTCTCTACAAGATCGAGCTGGGCAAGACCGTGGCGGGGCTTCAGATGGGCCATATCCTGATGTCCTTTCCCTATGCCTATGTCTCCATCGCGGCGGCCATGCGCCAGGTGCCGCAGTCGCTGGAAGAGGCGTCGCAAAGCCTCGGCGCGACCGGCTGGCAGACCTTCCGGCTGGTGATCCTGCCGCTGGTGATGCCGGGGCTGGCGATGGCCGGGATCTTTGCCTTCATCAACAGCTTCGACCTCTACACCATCTCGCTGCTGCTGAAGCCGCTCGGGGGCAACACCCTGCCGCTCGCGCTGTTCGATTTCCTGACCTACGAGTTCAAGCCCACGGCCGCCGCCGCCGCCACGCTGTCGATCCTGCTGTCGATCCTCGGCGTGGCGCTGGTGCAAAGGCTCGTCGGCCTGCAACGCGCCTTCTGA
- a CDS encoding ABC transporter substrate-binding protein gives MKPHSFFLSACLLGASALPVLAEDLALAVSTNVTTLDPRMSSTVQTNLSVASHIYTPLVIRTPDLSLAPAAAESWEAVDDTTWRFKLREDITFSDGSPLNAEVVKWNIESMLDESDPKHNAPWFKPIESVEVTGPFELEIHTKAPYPALLDQMSMFFLMSPGWTEDHDSANDAMGSGPYELVSYTSGDAVVLKARDDYWGTAPEFDTVTIKSIPESATRVAGLLAGELDLVFDIPPTEISRINDSGKGTAGALSSMRSMFVKINTLKEPMGDVRLRQALNYAIDKEAIIDAFFEGYGEVSNCQVLRDGYFGYNEDLKPYAYDPEKARALVAETGLDTPIPVEFEVPVGRYLLASEIAQAVEMQLEAVGFDVTLKEMSFPSYIEKYIRANDLGQLSYLGQAWPTLDADGLLSLFEAGAIYAYWDDQPFKEALEKARQTVDPAERKEIYAGATERMCEQAPVAFMFNQPVVYAMSDRVDWTLRGDDWVRAIDVHLK, from the coding sequence ATGAAACCGCATTCGTTTTTCCTGTCTGCCTGTTTGCTCGGCGCGAGCGCCCTGCCGGTGCTCGCCGAAGACCTCGCCCTTGCAGTCTCGACCAATGTCACGACGCTCGACCCGCGTATGTCGTCGACCGTGCAAACCAACCTGTCGGTTGCCAGCCACATCTATACGCCTCTGGTGATCCGCACGCCCGATCTCAGCCTCGCGCCCGCCGCCGCCGAAAGCTGGGAAGCGGTGGATGACACCACCTGGCGGTTCAAGCTGCGCGAGGACATCACCTTTTCAGACGGTTCGCCGCTGAACGCCGAGGTGGTGAAGTGGAACATCGAGTCCATGCTCGACGAGTCCGATCCCAAGCACAACGCGCCGTGGTTCAAGCCGATCGAGTCCGTCGAGGTGACCGGCCCCTTCGAGCTCGAGATCCACACCAAGGCGCCGTATCCGGCGCTGCTCGACCAGATGTCGATGTTCTTCTTGATGTCGCCGGGCTGGACCGAAGACCATGACAGCGCCAACGATGCCATGGGCTCGGGCCCCTATGAGCTGGTCTCCTACACTTCGGGCGACGCGGTCGTGCTGAAGGCACGCGACGATTACTGGGGCACCGCGCCGGAATTCGACACGGTCACCATCAAGTCGATCCCGGAAAGCGCTACCCGCGTGGCGGGCCTGCTGGCCGGTGAGCTCGATCTGGTGTTCGACATTCCGCCCACGGAAATCTCGCGCATCAACGATAGCGGCAAGGGAACGGCGGGGGCGCTTTCCTCGATGCGGTCCATGTTCGTGAAGATCAACACGCTCAAGGAACCGATGGGCGATGTGCGGCTGCGTCAGGCGCTGAACTATGCCATCGACAAGGAGGCGATTATCGACGCCTTTTTCGAAGGCTATGGCGAGGTGAGCAACTGCCAGGTGCTGCGGGACGGGTATTTCGGCTATAACGAGGATCTGAAGCCCTATGCCTACGATCCCGAGAAGGCGCGCGCGCTGGTCGCCGAAACCGGGCTCGACACGCCGATCCCGGTGGAATTCGAGGTGCCGGTGGGCCGCTACCTGCTGGCAAGCGAGATCGCGCAGGCGGTCGAGATGCAGCTCGAAGCCGTTGGGTTCGATGTGACGCTCAAGGAAATGAGTTTCCCGTCCTATATCGAGAAGTACATCCGGGCGAACGATCTCGGCCAGCTCTCCTATCTCGGTCAGGCCTGGCCGACGCTCGACGCGGACGGCCTTCTGTCGCTTTTCGAGGCGGGCGCGATCTATGCCTATTGGGACGATCAGCCCTTCAAGGAGGCGCTTGAGAAAGCCCGGCAGACCGTCGATCCGGCGGAACGTAAGGAGATCTATGCGGGTGCCACGGAGCGGATGTGCGAACAGGCGCCGGTGGCCTTCATGTTCAACCAGCCGGTGGTCTATGCCATGTCCGACCGTGTCGACTGGACGCTGCGCGGCGACGACTGGGTGCGGGCCATCGACGTACATCTGAAGTAA
- a CDS encoding thiamine pyrophosphate-binding protein codes for MKLHQRLAQALVAHETTHLYGLVGDANLFMVNAYVEAGSGRYVACTHEANVVLAAIGFAQTTGRTGVATITHGPALTNVVTALTEAARGGIPLVVLCGDTAPGDLQHLQNIDQREVVASTGATFIEMRSAASAIEDLDRAFRIAAHRRCPVVFNMRVDLMWEELATVSEPVPVPAYAMAPASGAQLEEAAGMLASARRPLILAGRGACSPEARDALIALAARIEAPLATTLKAQGLFGGAPGDIGICGGLSHATATEVIMQSDCILAFGASLSKHTTEERAYTKGKRVVQILPDAEETPRLDTPSLRLIGDIAGTARAFAELLDMAEIPGSGATAGLAAKLTAEAEAFATVPAVAQTAPGTVDMGPALRRLHQALPRERVLVADLGRFVTTAWRNLPVTRPQDLVYTSHFGGIGCGLGQAIGAATAIADRPTVLVAGDGGFTLSGLSELVTAVREEADMIVILCNDGSYGAEHVQFTNRRMDPALSMIARIDFAATCATLGFATVRVTDAASLDAACTAIAERKGPVLIDLRLDPEKIEM; via the coding sequence ATGAAACTGCATCAAAGGCTGGCCCAGGCCCTCGTCGCCCATGAGACGACCCACCTCTATGGCCTTGTCGGCGATGCCAACCTGTTCATGGTGAACGCCTATGTGGAGGCGGGCAGCGGGCGCTACGTGGCCTGCACCCATGAGGCGAATGTCGTGCTGGCGGCCATCGGCTTTGCCCAGACGACCGGGCGGACCGGCGTCGCGACGATCACCCATGGCCCCGCGCTGACCAATGTCGTCACCGCGCTGACCGAGGCGGCACGCGGCGGCATCCCGCTTGTGGTGCTTTGCGGCGATACCGCGCCGGGCGATCTTCAGCACCTACAGAACATCGACCAGCGCGAGGTTGTCGCCAGCACCGGCGCCACGTTCATCGAGATGCGCAGCGCCGCCAGCGCGATAGAGGATCTCGACCGCGCTTTCCGCATCGCGGCGCACCGCCGCTGCCCGGTGGTGTTCAATATGCGCGTCGATCTCATGTGGGAGGAGCTGGCGACGGTCTCCGAGCCGGTGCCCGTGCCTGCCTACGCCATGGCGCCCGCCTCGGGCGCGCAGCTGGAAGAGGCGGCCGGAATGCTTGCCTCGGCCCGCCGCCCGCTGATCCTCGCCGGCCGCGGCGCCTGTTCGCCCGAGGCACGGGACGCGTTAATCGCCCTTGCTGCCCGCATTGAGGCGCCGCTGGCCACCACGCTCAAGGCGCAGGGGCTGTTCGGGGGCGCACCCGGCGATATCGGCATCTGCGGCGGGCTCAGCCATGCGACGGCGACCGAGGTCATCATGCAATCCGACTGCATCCTCGCCTTCGGCGCCAGCCTCAGCAAGCACACCACCGAGGAGCGCGCCTATACCAAGGGCAAGCGCGTGGTGCAGATCCTGCCCGACGCGGAAGAGACGCCGCGGCTCGACACGCCTTCGCTGCGGCTAATCGGAGATATCGCCGGCACCGCGCGGGCCTTTGCCGAGTTGCTCGACATGGCCGAAATCCCTGGCTCCGGCGCCACCGCCGGACTGGCCGCAAAACTCACCGCCGAGGCGGAGGCGTTCGCGACGGTCCCCGCCGTCGCGCAGACGGCGCCCGGCACGGTCGACATGGGTCCGGCGCTGCGCCGGCTGCACCAGGCGCTCCCGCGCGAGCGGGTACTGGTCGCCGATCTCGGGCGCTTTGTCACCACCGCCTGGCGCAACCTGCCGGTGACGCGGCCGCAGGATCTGGTCTACACCTCGCATTTCGGCGGCATCGGCTGCGGGCTGGGTCAGGCCATCGGCGCCGCCACCGCCATCGCCGACCGCCCCACGGTGCTGGTTGCCGGGGATGGCGGCTTTACCCTGTCGGGGCTGAGCGAGCTGGTGACCGCCGTGCGCGAAGAGGCGGATATGATCGTCATCCTCTGCAATGACGGCAGCTATGGTGCCGAGCATGTGCAGTTCACCAATCGCAGGATGGATCCGGCGCTGTCGATGATTGCCCGCATCGACTTTGCCGCCACCTGCGCGACGCTCGGTTTCGCCACGGTCCGCGTGACCGATGCCGCCAGTCTCGATGCCGCCTGTACCGCCATTGCCGAGCGCAAGGGCCCCGTTCTGATCGACCTGCGACTCGATCCCGAGAAGATCGAGATGTAG
- a CDS encoding ABC transporter substrate-binding protein, protein MTLTRRNFLKTSAGAAALGAIGAPAFAQSDTFIVNMFGGRWENDWRQYVMPKFAEQIGKDFDLDIGLGMAWISNFRAAGPDNPPFPAVMLNEKYTAMIRNDGYFAELTPENVPNMADVIEPAILKGNTAVTGMLAPLVIAYRTDMVSEPPKGWADLWDERFKGQLGLYKITNSAATMMAMWAGEHFGSGRDDIETAVAKFKELAPFPQIGYSAQLTPLLTQGQIAVAPIDLGEVKTMQEQGLPVDYVVPEEGMLVFDHSFSVFENHPDKQLGFDYINFVLSPEIQLWMAENWLIAPTNKTVTLPEELQKWPLQPEVVSQAIRFDWDETLAIMPGLNDLWERTI, encoded by the coding sequence ATGACCCTCACGCGACGCAACTTCCTCAAGACCTCCGCCGGCGCCGCCGCGCTCGGCGCCATCGGCGCACCCGCCTTCGCGCAATCCGACACGTTCATCGTGAACATGTTCGGCGGCCGCTGGGAGAACGATTGGCGCCAATACGTCATGCCGAAATTCGCCGAGCAGATCGGCAAGGATTTCGACCTCGACATTGGCCTCGGCATGGCCTGGATCTCGAATTTCCGCGCGGCGGGCCCGGACAATCCGCCGTTCCCCGCTGTCATGCTGAACGAGAAATACACCGCGATGATCCGCAATGACGGGTATTTCGCCGAGCTGACGCCCGAGAACGTGCCCAACATGGCCGATGTGATCGAACCGGCGATCCTCAAGGGCAACACCGCCGTCACGGGGATGCTAGCGCCGCTGGTCATCGCCTACCGCACCGACATGGTGTCGGAGCCGCCGAAGGGCTGGGCCGATCTCTGGGACGAGCGCTTCAAGGGGCAGCTGGGCCTTTACAAGATCACCAACTCGGCCGCGACCATGATGGCGATGTGGGCGGGCGAGCATTTCGGTTCGGGCCGCGACGACATCGAGACCGCCGTGGCGAAGTTCAAGGAACTCGCCCCCTTCCCGCAGATCGGCTATTCGGCTCAGCTCACGCCGCTGCTGACACAGGGTCAGATCGCGGTGGCGCCCATCGACCTTGGCGAAGTGAAGACCATGCAGGAGCAGGGTCTGCCGGTGGATTACGTGGTGCCCGAAGAGGGCATGCTGGTCTTCGACCACTCGTTCTCGGTGTTCGAGAACCACCCGGACAAGCAGCTCGGCTTTGACTATATCAATTTCGTGCTGTCGCCGGAAATCCAGCTGTGGATGGCCGAGAACTGGCTCATCGCGCCGACCAACAAGACGGTTACTCTGCCCGAAGAGCTTCAGAAATGGCCGCTGCAACCCGAGGTGGTCAGCCAGGCGATCCGGTTTGACTGGGACGAAACGCTCGCCATCATGCCGGGCTTGAACGACCTCTGGGAACGGACGATCTGA
- a CDS encoding M81 family metallopeptidase: MTSPKRPRVLIAGISHETNSFAAGQTPLEKFLATNDFPGLQTGDEIVAYHRGRNFGTSGFLARMEDEAEIVPAIWMHGGAGGPAEDAVLTYFCDHLLEAFDRAGPVDAVYLDLHGSMVTPGWPDAEGEILRRLRGVTGPDLPIVASMDYHGNLSRAMVGALDGLSAYRTYPHIDRAETGARAAEQLLRIWAEGRPNEKALLRSDFLIPLPFECTLTDPSRMLVAMCEELPEGVSALEYVPGFPAADTAETGPAVLAIGRDAAAVRAAAERVFQALEAAERDFAIPVYSPEAAVARAAELRGTGPVLLADTQDNPGGGGAGDTTGLLKAMVAADLRNAALAIMIDGEAAQAAHAAGAGARLRLALGGKHGPEGVTPLEAVYEVRALSDGQFRATGKVVGGREIDLGLSAVLRLGGIDIVTASNPMQPYDPEVFAHLGLDPVGYDMLGLKSSVHFRADFEPLSRGVLIVRAPGWHLIDLDVLPYRNLREGMRLGPLGKAFGA, from the coding sequence ATGACCTCTCCCAAGCGGCCCCGTGTCCTCATCGCCGGCATTTCGCACGAAACCAACAGCTTTGCTGCCGGGCAGACGCCTCTGGAGAAATTCCTCGCGACAAACGATTTCCCCGGCCTGCAAACGGGCGACGAGATCGTCGCCTATCATCGCGGCCGGAATTTCGGCACCTCGGGATTTCTGGCGCGGATGGAGGATGAGGCGGAGATCGTGCCCGCCATCTGGATGCATGGCGGGGCGGGCGGTCCTGCGGAGGACGCGGTCCTGACCTATTTCTGCGATCATCTGCTCGAGGCGTTCGACCGTGCGGGGCCGGTGGATGCGGTCTATCTCGATCTGCACGGCTCAATGGTCACGCCCGGCTGGCCGGATGCCGAAGGCGAGATCCTGCGCCGGTTGCGCGGCGTTACCGGACCCGATCTGCCCATCGTTGCCAGCATGGACTACCACGGCAACCTGTCACGGGCGATGGTCGGTGCGCTCGACGGTTTGAGCGCATACCGGACCTATCCGCATATCGACCGCGCCGAGACCGGCGCGCGGGCGGCGGAGCAGCTGCTGCGGATCTGGGCGGAGGGGCGACCCAATGAAAAGGCGCTGCTGCGCAGCGATTTCCTCATTCCGCTGCCTTTTGAGTGCACGCTGACCGACCCCTCCAGGATGCTTGTCGCGATGTGCGAAGAGCTGCCCGAGGGGGTGAGCGCGCTGGAATACGTGCCGGGTTTTCCGGCTGCCGACACCGCCGAGACCGGCCCCGCCGTGCTGGCCATTGGGCGCGATGCGGCGGCGGTTCGGGCGGCGGCGGAGAGGGTCTTTCAGGCGCTGGAAGCCGCCGAGCGGGATTTTGCGATCCCGGTCTACAGCCCTGAGGCGGCGGTCGCCCGGGCGGCAGAGCTGCGCGGCACCGGCCCCGTGCTGCTTGCCGACACGCAGGACAATCCCGGTGGCGGCGGCGCGGGGGACACCACGGGTCTGCTGAAAGCGATGGTCGCGGCGGACCTGCGGAACGCAGCCCTCGCGATCATGATCGACGGCGAGGCGGCACAGGCCGCCCATGCGGCGGGCGCCGGCGCGCGGCTGCGCCTTGCGCTTGGCGGCAAGCACGGGCCCGAGGGGGTGACGCCGCTTGAGGCCGTATATGAGGTGCGCGCCCTCTCCGACGGGCAGTTTCGCGCCACCGGAAAGGTGGTCGGCGGGCGCGAGATCGACCTCGGGCTGTCGGCGGTGCTGCGTCTGGGCGGCATCGATATCGTGACCGCCTCGAACCCGATGCAACCCTATGACCCCGAGGTGTTCGCGCATCTGGGGCTCGACCCGGTGGGCTACGACATGCTGGGTCTCAAGAGCTCGGTGCATTTCCGCGCGGATTTCGAACCGCTTTCGCGCGGCGTGCTGATCGTGCGTGCGCCGGGCTGGCATCTGATCGACCTCGATGTGCTGCCCTATCGGAATTTGCGCGAAGGGATGCGTCTCGGCCCGCTCGGAAAGGCCTTTGGCGCCTAA
- a CDS encoding polysaccharide deacetylase family protein — protein sequence MTSSDTTAPARDDPFPSLVDTARFQRNRRIPIPDFAYPEGVKIAVNFTLDFDAMLLRRLLNEPWGQKAKGEFGGRVGVWRIMEMFDEEEVKVTLFTPGRICELYPEVLKDVVQNGHELADHMWEHEVYPDPEIEDAHLTRTLAALSAVQGKPVTGTRSSHTPGLLKSKGVVYNSFSSASDMPFYELDAQGANPILQLPFHYALDDAMYFSFGWLDTPNDAQRVMDVDEVFEIWWAAFLQQYRQGGYLNFLLHPFVSGHAMRVDMLQRLIQRMKTLPGVWFPTCDALARHILTTHPMTPEAK from the coding sequence ATGACTTCCTCTGACACCACCGCCCCGGCTCGGGACGACCCGTTCCCGAGCCTTGTCGACACGGCCCGCTTTCAGCGCAACCGACGCATCCCCATCCCGGATTTCGCCTATCCCGAGGGGGTGAAGATTGCGGTGAACTTCACCCTTGATTTCGATGCCATGCTGCTGCGCCGCCTGCTGAACGAACCCTGGGGCCAGAAGGCCAAGGGCGAATTCGGCGGCCGGGTCGGCGTCTGGCGCATCATGGAGATGTTCGACGAAGAGGAGGTGAAGGTCACGCTCTTCACGCCGGGCCGGATCTGCGAGCTGTACCCGGAGGTGCTGAAGGATGTGGTGCAGAACGGCCACGAGCTGGCCGACCACATGTGGGAGCACGAGGTTTATCCCGATCCCGAGATCGAAGACGCGCACCTGACCCGCACGCTTGCGGCGCTGAGTGCTGTGCAGGGCAAGCCGGTCACCGGCACCCGTTCCAGTCACACGCCGGGTCTGCTGAAGTCGAAGGGCGTGGTCTACAATTCCTTCAGCTCGGCCAGCGACATGCCGTTCTACGAGCTGGATGCGCAGGGCGCGAACCCGATCCTGCAACTGCCGTTCCACTACGCGCTGGATGACGCGATGTATTTCAGTTTCGGCTGGCTCGACACGCCGAACGATGCGCAGCGGGTCATGGATGTGGACGAGGTGTTCGAGATCTGGTGGGCCGCCTTCCTCCAGCAATACAGGCAGGGCGGCTATCTGAACTTCCTGCTGCACCCGTTCGTCTCGGGCCATGCGATGCGGGTCGATATGCTGCAACGGCTGATCCAGCGGATGAAAACCCTGCCGGGCGTCTGGTTCCCGACCTGCGACGCGCTGGCCCGGCACATCCTGACGACCCACCCGATGACGCCGGAGGCGAAGTAA
- a CDS encoding ABC transporter permease, which yields MNLRNPKLLLALPAIALIFVFMILPITNMIEMSFRTPGTSEPFGADYTAMHYDRILSDGYYWGVLLRSLLTAGAVTLLCLVVSYPIAWHMSKARGMKAVVLYACIASPLMTGVLVRNFGWMIAAALNGPLNEVLLGLGIIERPLRLLFTQGLVILALVHVFVPFMVLPINNALRNISPTLIEASSSMGASRREVFRDIILPLSFPGIYPGMILVYVLAVAAYVTPALLGGQMVSYMPTLIIGELTGTFQWPFGSALAIVLSVSTILVVALFTGLTARLMERAKA from the coding sequence ATGAACCTGCGCAACCCCAAGCTGCTGCTGGCGCTGCCGGCGATCGCGCTGATCTTTGTCTTCATGATCCTGCCGATCACCAACATGATCGAGATGAGCTTTCGCACGCCGGGCACCTCCGAGCCGTTCGGCGCGGATTATACGGCGATGCATTACGACCGCATCCTGAGCGACGGCTATTATTGGGGTGTGCTGCTGCGCTCGCTGCTGACGGCGGGGGCGGTGACGCTGCTCTGCCTCGTGGTGAGCTATCCCATCGCCTGGCACATGTCGAAGGCGCGGGGCATGAAGGCGGTGGTCCTTTACGCCTGCATCGCCTCGCCGCTGATGACCGGCGTGCTGGTACGCAATTTCGGCTGGATGATCGCCGCCGCGCTCAACGGCCCGCTGAACGAGGTTCTGCTGGGCCTTGGCATCATCGAGCGCCCGCTGCGGCTGCTCTTTACCCAGGGGTTGGTGATCCTGGCGCTGGTGCATGTGTTTGTGCCGTTCATGGTGCTGCCGATCAACAACGCGCTGCGCAACATCTCTCCGACGCTGATCGAGGCGTCCTCGTCGATGGGCGCCAGCCGCCGCGAGGTGTTCCGCGACATCATCCTGCCGCTGAGCTTTCCCGGCATCTATCCCGGTATGATCCTCGTCTATGTGCTGGCGGTGGCGGCCTATGTGACCCCGGCGCTGCTGGGCGGGCAGATGGTCAGCTATATGCCGACGCTGATCATCGGCGAGCTGACCGGCACCTTCCAGTGGCCCTTCGGTTCGGCGCTGGCCATCGTGCTGTCGGTCTCCACCATTCTGGTCGTGGCGCTGTTCACCGGGCTCACCGCGCGTCTTATGGAAAGGGCCAAGGCATGA